One window of the Niallia circulans genome contains the following:
- a CDS encoding hotdog fold thioesterase: MFTNISMKNTLMESLGINIVEVKNGVCIATMPVDERTKQPFGYLHGGASVALAETAASIGAASLIDPKKQAVFGQEINANHIRSVKEGLVTATATVIHQGKSSMVYEIKLANDKKELICISRCTLAVISLEK, from the coding sequence ATGTTTACAAATATCTCAATGAAAAATACACTTATGGAAAGTCTAGGAATCAATATTGTTGAAGTAAAAAATGGGGTATGCATTGCGACGATGCCAGTAGATGAACGAACAAAACAACCTTTCGGCTATCTACACGGCGGAGCTTCCGTAGCTTTAGCAGAAACTGCTGCAAGCATTGGGGCAGCTAGTCTAATTGATCCCAAAAAACAAGCGGTGTTTGGCCAAGAAATAAACGCAAACCATATTCGCTCGGTAAAAGAAGGTCTTGTAACCGCAACTGCTACAGTTATTCATCAAGGAAAATCCAGTATGGTTTACGAAATTAAATTAGCGAATGATAAAAAGGAATTAATATGCATCTCACGGTGTACGCTGGCAGTAATTTCTTTAGAGAAATAG
- a CDS encoding LacI family DNA-binding transcriptional regulator — translation MAVTIKDVGKLANVSPSTVSRVLANHPKISDETKRKVREAMEELGYHPNLQARSLVVKSTKTIGIVMPHSTERVLENPFFPEVLRGISLEARKSQFGIYLTTGASEEEILQEVIEMVQGKRVDGIILLYSKTNDKIMDYLLLNKFPFTVIGRPYQNAERITFVDNDNVFITKQITEYLIQLGHQKIAFIGANMEMVFTIDRLKGFKQALKENGIAYQKELIIYDKELVDRTKEKLMEILNLESRPTAFVVSDDFIAIELISYAEELSISIPEDLSIVAFNNISTGKYMKPSLTSVDINIFQLGVEATKCLLDDIKYPNAVTKRITVPAKMVERNSCCRVAE, via the coding sequence ATGGCAGTAACCATTAAAGATGTTGGTAAATTAGCAAATGTTTCTCCATCCACTGTTTCAAGGGTACTGGCGAATCATCCGAAAATAAGTGATGAAACGAAGCGCAAAGTCCGGGAAGCAATGGAGGAATTAGGATATCATCCGAACCTTCAAGCAAGAAGCTTAGTAGTTAAGAGTACGAAAACAATCGGAATTGTCATGCCACACTCGACAGAGAGAGTGCTAGAAAATCCATTTTTTCCAGAAGTTTTAAGAGGTATCAGCTTGGAAGCAAGAAAAAGTCAGTTTGGCATTTATTTAACAACTGGGGCATCCGAAGAGGAAATATTGCAGGAAGTAATCGAGATGGTACAGGGAAAAAGGGTAGATGGCATTATTCTATTATATAGTAAAACGAATGACAAAATTATGGATTATCTTTTACTAAATAAATTTCCATTTACTGTTATTGGGAGACCCTATCAAAATGCTGAAAGAATTACATTTGTGGATAATGATAATGTGTTTATTACGAAACAAATTACCGAGTACTTAATTCAATTAGGTCACCAGAAAATTGCCTTTATTGGAGCCAATATGGAAATGGTTTTTACGATTGATCGTTTGAAAGGTTTTAAGCAAGCATTAAAGGAAAATGGAATTGCTTATCAAAAAGAATTAATTATTTATGATAAGGAATTAGTGGATCGAACAAAAGAGAAGCTTATGGAGATTTTGAATTTGGAGAGTCGACCGACAGCGTTTGTTGTCTCAGATGATTTTATTGCGATTGAATTAATTAGCTATGCAGAGGAACTTTCCATATCTATTCCAGAAGATTTATCCATTGTCGCATTTAATAATATTTCAACTGGTAAGTATATGAAGCCTTCCTTAACAAGTGTCGATATTAATATTTTTCAGCTTGGTGTTGAAGCAACCAAATGCTTACTAGATGATATTAAATATCCTAATGCTGTAACTAAGCGAATTACCGTACCTGCGAAAATGGTGGAAAGAAACTCTTGTTGTCGAGTAGCGGAATAA
- the hxlA gene encoding 3-hexulose-6-phosphate synthase encodes MKLQLALDLVNIPQAIEVVSQVEQYVDIVEIGTPVVINEGLHAVKQLKEAFPNLSVLADLKIMDAAGYEVSQAVNAGADLVTILAVAEDESIKGAVAEAKKLGKEILVDMIAVKDIKTRAQQLDEFGVDYICVHTGYDLQAVGKNSFEDLKAIKSVVKNAKTAVAGGIKLETLPEVIAAQPDLVIVGGGITSQENLSEAASKFKELIAQG; translated from the coding sequence ATGAAATTACAATTAGCATTAGATTTAGTTAATATACCACAAGCAATCGAGGTTGTTTCTCAGGTTGAACAATATGTTGATATCGTTGAGATTGGTACACCTGTAGTAATAAATGAAGGTCTTCACGCTGTTAAGCAATTAAAAGAAGCTTTTCCTAATTTGTCTGTATTAGCGGACTTGAAAATTATGGATGCAGCTGGTTATGAAGTAAGCCAAGCGGTTAATGCTGGTGCTGACCTTGTCACTATTTTAGCTGTTGCTGAAGACGAATCCATTAAAGGTGCTGTTGCTGAAGCGAAAAAGCTTGGCAAAGAAATTCTTGTCGATATGATCGCTGTTAAAGATATTAAAACACGCGCACAACAACTTGATGAGTTTGGTGTTGATTACATTTGTGTTCATACTGGATATGACTTACAAGCAGTTGGTAAAAACTCTTTTGAAGATTTAAAAGCAATTAAGAGTGTTGTCAAAAATGCTAAAACTGCAGTTGCAGGTGGCATTAAACTAGAAACATTGCCAGAAGTGATTGCTGCTCAACCAGATTTAGTTATAGTTGGCGGAGGAATTACTAGCCAAGAGAACTTAAGTGAAGCTGCATCTAAATTTAAAGAACTAATTGCTCAAGGATAA
- a CDS encoding glycoside hydrolase family 13 protein, with protein sequence MTQKWWKEAVAYQIYPRSFMDSNGDGIGDLKGIITKLDYLKELGIDCIWICPMYKSPNDDNGYDISDYQDIMDEFGTMDDFDLLLYEVHQRGMKLIIDLVINHTSDEHEWFVESRSSLNNPKRDWYIWRDGVDGKEPNNWESIFGGSAWKLDEATGQYFMHIFSTKQPDLNWENEEVRKALYNMINWWLDKGIDGFRIDAISHIKKEEGLKDMDNPLGLDYVPSFDKHMNVEGIQPFLEELKNETFAKYDIMTVGEANGVKVEEAELWVGETKGKFNMVFQFEHLDLWDNEKNYGVDVMELKQVLNKWQKGLENKGWNALFIENHDKARSVSTWGNDKEYWKESAKALGMMYFFMQGTPFIYQGQEIGMTNVQFPTIEEYDDVATKNLYKLKREEGFSHKEVMEIIWSTSRDNSRTPMQWSSDEYAGFSDHTPWMGMNPNYLDINVESQKQDPDSIYHFYKKMIELKKSGPILTYGTFDLVDEENKQVFAYTRTLDDKKMVIISNLSAEEAVFENRVVELEHENLLLANYPVEEHEPTTSISLKPYEARLYTCK encoded by the coding sequence GTGACTCAAAAGTGGTGGAAAGAGGCAGTAGCTTATCAGATTTATCCTAGAAGTTTCATGGATTCAAATGGAGATGGAATAGGGGATTTAAAGGGAATTATAACTAAATTAGATTATTTAAAAGAACTTGGGATTGATTGTATTTGGATTTGTCCAATGTATAAATCGCCAAATGATGATAATGGCTATGATATTAGTGATTATCAAGATATTATGGATGAGTTTGGAACAATGGATGATTTTGACTTGCTTCTATATGAAGTACATCAACGTGGCATGAAGTTAATTATTGATTTAGTAATTAATCATACAAGTGATGAGCATGAATGGTTTGTAGAATCTCGGTCTTCCTTAAATAATCCGAAAAGAGACTGGTATATTTGGAGAGATGGAGTAGATGGGAAGGAGCCGAACAACTGGGAAAGTATATTTGGAGGCTCTGCTTGGAAACTGGATGAGGCAACTGGACAATATTTTATGCATATTTTTTCAACAAAACAGCCAGATTTAAATTGGGAAAATGAAGAAGTAAGAAAAGCTCTATACAATATGATTAATTGGTGGCTTGACAAAGGTATTGACGGTTTCCGAATTGACGCCATCAGTCATATTAAAAAAGAAGAAGGATTAAAAGATATGGATAATCCACTAGGCTTAGACTATGTCCCATCTTTTGATAAGCATATGAATGTAGAAGGAATTCAACCATTTTTAGAAGAGTTAAAGAATGAGACATTTGCTAAATATGATATTATGACGGTCGGAGAAGCCAATGGTGTAAAGGTGGAAGAAGCAGAGCTATGGGTTGGAGAAACAAAAGGGAAATTTAATATGGTTTTCCAATTTGAACATTTAGACTTATGGGATAACGAAAAAAATTATGGCGTCGATGTTATGGAATTGAAACAGGTTTTAAATAAATGGCAAAAGGGTTTAGAAAACAAGGGATGGAATGCTTTGTTTATTGAAAACCATGACAAAGCAAGATCTGTTTCTACATGGGGAAACGATAAGGAATATTGGAAAGAAAGCGCCAAGGCGTTAGGAATGATGTATTTCTTTATGCAAGGAACTCCATTCATTTATCAAGGGCAAGAAATAGGAATGACAAATGTTCAATTTCCTACGATAGAGGAATATGATGACGTGGCAACGAAAAACCTGTATAAATTGAAACGGGAAGAAGGATTTAGTCATAAGGAAGTAATGGAGATTATTTGGTCTACTAGCCGTGATAATTCCAGAACTCCAATGCAATGGTCAAGTGATGAATATGCTGGTTTTTCTGATCATACACCTTGGATGGGAATGAATCCAAACTATTTAGATATCAATGTGGAAAGTCAAAAGCAAGATCCAGATTCTATCTATCATTTTTATAAGAAGATGATAGAGTTGAAAAAATCAGGTCCAATTTTAACATATGGAACTTTTGATTTAGTGGATGAAGAGAATAAACAGGTTTTTGCTTATACTCGGACCCTAGATGATAAGAAGATGGTGATCATTTCTAATTTATCAGCAGAAGAGGCAGTGTTTGAAAATCGTGTCGTCGAATTGGAGCATGAAAATCTACTGTTAGCAAATTACCCAGTTGAAGAACATGAGCCAACTACTTCTATTTCATTGAAACCGTATGAAGCAAGATTGTATACTTGTAAATAA
- a CDS encoding winged helix-turn-helix transcriptional regulator: MERMAGKEFNCEKELTLSIIGGKWKMLILWHLGKEGTKRFGELKALIPGITQRMLVNQLRELENDYIVKRVVYPVVPPKVEYSLTDEGKSLMPILDAMYSWGRNYMDTVLENPPMIKELESIDK; this comes from the coding sequence ATGGAACGAATGGCAGGCAAAGAATTTAATTGTGAGAAAGAACTAACCTTAAGCATAATAGGCGGAAAATGGAAAATGCTAATCCTTTGGCATTTGGGTAAAGAAGGAACAAAGCGATTTGGTGAACTAAAAGCTTTAATTCCCGGAATTACACAGCGTATGCTTGTCAACCAATTGCGTGAGTTAGAAAATGACTATATAGTAAAACGAGTTGTCTATCCAGTTGTCCCTCCAAAAGTAGAATATTCCTTAACAGATGAAGGGAAATCGCTTATGCCCATTTTAGATGCTATGTATAGCTGGGGACGAAATTATATGGATACGGTACTTGAAAATCCTCCGATGATAAAGGAATTAGAATCGATAGACAAATAA
- the hxlB gene encoding 6-phospho-3-hexuloisomerase, whose translation MKTSDYLDQVIQELTEAGALIANEDLEKLVERILQSKKVFVYGAGRSGFMLKSFAMRMMHMGIDAYVVGETVTATYEKGDLLIVGTGSGETKSIITIVEKAKSIGGNIIALTISPDSTIGKLVDQVIKMPGSPKDRENNEAKSIQPMGSLFEQLLLIVLDSVILKYMEIKELDSSKMYGKHANLE comes from the coding sequence ATGAAAACAAGCGATTATCTTGACCAAGTCATTCAAGAATTAACGGAGGCAGGAGCACTTATTGCAAATGAGGACTTAGAAAAGCTTGTCGAACGTATTCTTCAATCAAAAAAAGTTTTCGTTTATGGAGCTGGCCGTTCTGGGTTTATGCTTAAATCATTTGCGATGCGAATGATGCACATGGGAATTGATGCTTACGTTGTTGGAGAAACGGTTACTGCTACTTATGAAAAGGGTGATCTTCTCATTGTAGGAACCGGTTCTGGTGAAACAAAAAGTATTATAACCATCGTAGAAAAAGCAAAAAGTATTGGTGGAAATATTATAGCCCTAACTATTTCTCCTGATTCTACTATTGGGAAGCTGGTTGATCAAGTTATTAAAATGCCTGGTTCACCAAAAGATCGAGAAAATAATGAAGCGAAAAGTATTCAGCCAATGGGTTCCTTATTCGAACAGTTACTCCTTATCGTCTTGGATAGTGTAATTTTAAAATACATGGAAATAAAAGAATTAGATTCCAGTAAAATGTATGGGAAGCATGCTAATTTAGAATAG